A portion of the Gossypium arboreum isolate Shixiya-1 chromosome 8, ASM2569848v2, whole genome shotgun sequence genome contains these proteins:
- the LOC108468664 gene encoding uncharacterized protein LOC108468664 isoform X2 yields the protein MKACVGWRRFLFCFPLIFILTHLFSVLELHQNQAVTDSPKENTKKFDVQHSSGDDAPKKITKKFDHLVLGPAAGEGLPNRLQCRGVKALNKTYFSNPSHASSVGDGIAFVTVFTIYNNSPDALADGKPSNLVTVGNALYSKPERSMAILNVFIKFIQVRMPQSNIIILTDPESDLSLHQNSVTVLPIQGEYSRDKLMLQRIRSYIVRAHCIDTYR from the exons ATGAAAGCTTGTGTTGGATGGCGTCGTTTCCTTTTCTGTTTCCCACTTATTTTCATCCTTACTCATTTATTTTCTG TTCTGGAATTGCACCAGAATCAAGCAGTCACAGATTCCCCCAAGGAAAACACGAAGAAGTTTGATGTTCAGCATTCATCAGGAGATGATGCCCCCAAGAAAATAACCAAGAAATTTGATCACCTGGTTCTTGGACCTGCTGCCGGAGAAGGCTTGCCCAACCGTTTGCAATGCCGAG GAGTTAAAGCTCTCAACAAGACCTATTTTTCAAACCCTTCTCATGCCTCTAGTGTCGGTGATGGTATTGCCTTTGTGACTGTTTTTACCATTTACAACAACTCACCCGATGCCCTTGCGGATGGTAAACCATCAAACTTGGTCACTGTTGGGAATGCTTTATATAGTAAGCCAGAGCGATCTATGGCCATTTTGAATGTGTTCATTAAGTTCATTCAG GTGAGAATGCCTCAGAGCAATATTATTATTCTGACTGATCCAGAATCTGATTTGTCACTGCACCAAAACAGTGTTACTGTACTTCCCATTCAGGGTGAATATTCCCGAGACAAGTTGATGCTTCAAAGAATCAGGTCTTACATTGTAAGAGCACATTGTATTGAT
- the LOC108468664 gene encoding uncharacterized protein LOC108468664 isoform X3 translates to MKACVGWRRFLFCFPLIFILTHLFSVLELHQNQAVTDSPKENTKKFDVQHSSGDDAPKKITKKFDHLVLGPAAGEGLPNRLQCRGVKALNKTYFSNPSHASSVGDGIAFVTVFTIYNNSPDALADGKPSNLVTVGNALYSKPERSMAILNVFIKFIQAEQVQL, encoded by the exons ATGAAAGCTTGTGTTGGATGGCGTCGTTTCCTTTTCTGTTTCCCACTTATTTTCATCCTTACTCATTTATTTTCTG TTCTGGAATTGCACCAGAATCAAGCAGTCACAGATTCCCCCAAGGAAAACACGAAGAAGTTTGATGTTCAGCATTCATCAGGAGATGATGCCCCCAAGAAAATAACCAAGAAATTTGATCACCTGGTTCTTGGACCTGCTGCCGGAGAAGGCTTGCCCAACCGTTTGCAATGCCGAG GAGTTAAAGCTCTCAACAAGACCTATTTTTCAAACCCTTCTCATGCCTCTAGTGTCGGTGATGGTATTGCCTTTGTGACTGTTTTTACCATTTACAACAACTCACCCGATGCCCTTGCGGATGGTAAACCATCAAACTTGGTCACTGTTGGGAATGCTTTATATAGTAAGCCAGAGCGATCTATGGCCATTTTGAATGTGTTCATTAAGTTCATTCAG GCTGAGCAAGTCCAACTGTAA
- the LOC108468664 gene encoding uncharacterized protein LOC108468664 isoform X1, whose translation MKACVGWRRFLFCFPLIFILTHLFSVLELHQNQAVTDSPKENTKKFDVQHSSGDDAPKKITKKFDHLVLGPAAGEGLPNRLQCRGVKALNKTYFSNPSHASSVGDGIAFVTVFTIYNNSPDALADGKPSNLVTVGNALYSKPERSMAILNVFIKFIQVTLQLNMIELHLASFWKCLLEISVKLLEVQDHILLSMSFLTYLPMYFGIIVTRGDHGLGLGPNKILDSFARSGHVLARKMGINFYQSRPG comes from the exons ATGAAAGCTTGTGTTGGATGGCGTCGTTTCCTTTTCTGTTTCCCACTTATTTTCATCCTTACTCATTTATTTTCTG TTCTGGAATTGCACCAGAATCAAGCAGTCACAGATTCCCCCAAGGAAAACACGAAGAAGTTTGATGTTCAGCATTCATCAGGAGATGATGCCCCCAAGAAAATAACCAAGAAATTTGATCACCTGGTTCTTGGACCTGCTGCCGGAGAAGGCTTGCCCAACCGTTTGCAATGCCGAG GAGTTAAAGCTCTCAACAAGACCTATTTTTCAAACCCTTCTCATGCCTCTAGTGTCGGTGATGGTATTGCCTTTGTGACTGTTTTTACCATTTACAACAACTCACCCGATGCCCTTGCGGATGGTAAACCATCAAACTTGGTCACTGTTGGGAATGCTTTATATAGTAAGCCAGAGCGATCTATGGCCATTTTGAATGTGTTCATTAAGTTCATTCAGGTAACTCTTCAGTTAAACATGATAGAGCTGCACCTGGCTTCCTTTTGGAAATGTCTGCTAGAGATATCTGTTAAATTGCTTGAAGTTCAGGACCACATTCTGTTATCTATGAGCTTTTTAACTTATCTTCCAATGTACTTTGGTATTATTGTaactagaggtgatcatgggctggGTTTGGGCCCAAACAAAATTTTAGACTCGTTTGCTAGGTCAGGGCATGTTTTGGCCCGAAAAATGGGCATAAACTTTTACCAATCCCGGCCCGGATAA